A genomic segment from Tachypleus tridentatus isolate NWPU-2018 unplaced genomic scaffold, ASM421037v1 Hic_cluster_2, whole genome shotgun sequence encodes:
- the LOC143242501 gene encoding uncharacterized protein LOC143242501 isoform X1 translates to MPPHACHTGFQGSNPAWQYADQLHGPSTSFIPDIPPLPPFPLDDEGVTDDEALASMLMSWPYDKCILNAVNVKNMAIKNVVFVVHHELLYQKKELVLSSFY, encoded by the exons ATGCCACCTCATGCATGTCATACAGGTTTTCAG GGTTCCAATCCAGCTTGGCAGTATGCTGATCAACTCCATGGACCATCTACATCTTTT aTTCCAGATATTCCACCACTACCACCTTTTCCTCTGGATGATGAAGGTGTCACAGATGACGAAGCTCTAGCTTCAATGCTGATGTCATG GCCTTACGACAAATGCATACTGAATGCTGTGAATGTCAAGAACATGGCAATAAAAAATGTTGTCTTCGTTGTTCATCATGAATTATTGTATCAAAAAAAAGAATTAgttctttcaagtttttactgA
- the LOC143242501 gene encoding uncharacterized protein LOC143242501 isoform X3 — protein sequence MPPHACHTGFQGSNPAWQYADQLHGPSTSFIPDIPPLPPFPLDDEGVTDDEALASMLMSWYMSGYHTGLTTNAY from the exons ATGCCACCTCATGCATGTCATACAGGTTTTCAG GGTTCCAATCCAGCTTGGCAGTATGCTGATCAACTCCATGGACCATCTACATCTTTT aTTCCAGATATTCCACCACTACCACCTTTTCCTCTGGATGATGAAGGTGTCACAGATGACGAAGCTCTAGCTTCAATGCTGATGTCATGGTATATGAGTGGATACCATACTG GCCTTACGACAAATGCATACTGA
- the LOC143242501 gene encoding uncharacterized protein LOC143242501 isoform X2, whose product MPPHACHTGFQGSNPAWQYADQLHGPSTSFIPDIPPLPPFPLDDEGVTDDEALASMLMSWYMSGYHTVSNSSQQALMDSSCPDIIFPL is encoded by the exons ATGCCACCTCATGCATGTCATACAGGTTTTCAG GGTTCCAATCCAGCTTGGCAGTATGCTGATCAACTCCATGGACCATCTACATCTTTT aTTCCAGATATTCCACCACTACCACCTTTTCCTCTGGATGATGAAGGTGTCACAGATGACGAAGCTCTAGCTTCAATGCTGATGTCATGGTATATGAGTGGATACCATACTG tgtccaacagtagtcagcaagcattgatggattccagttgcccagatatcatttttccattgtag